The DNA sequence tttgggtcacacccagcagcgctcaagggttagtcctggctttatgctcagaaatcgctcctggcaggctcaggggagcctgAGAGGGCAGCCCCAGAGCTATTTGGGattatgggattcgaaccacatcgtccttctgcatgcaaggcaaatgccccacctccatgctatctctccggccccaaccaaaGGCTTTTTTGAGCCTAGTGTGCTCCCTTAGCCAAGGGCTCTAGGCTAGGGTTCCTTATACAGAGGTTGCAACAGTGCCCCACTGCTAAGTGCTACTGAAGCCCCAACACCTATTCTCAATGACACTTAGCTCATCAAATTCATCATACTCATTGAACCCCTGAACCCCTGATCCCAGGGGTTCCTCCCACTCAGCATTACCCTCCTCCTGGATTGTTCTCTACCCATCTGCACTCTCCCTTAAATGTTTCTCTTTCCTGAGCTCCAGCCAGAGTACCCCATTCCAGCCTGCCTGCTATCCAGGGCCCTAGATGCATGGGAGGTTGGAGAGGGGAGTACGGATTCAGAAAAGTAGGCCAACTAGGTCCTACTCCCCAGCTCCCTCCTCTGCCTCCACCCAAGTGCTGGACGGAACCAGGATGTACAAGCCTGTCCTGCAGGGGTCACAAGTCGCAGCTGAACCAAGTATCTCCCCCTACCCAATCCACGTGCTCCACAGCCTGTGTTGTCACGGGTCCATTAGTGTGCATGTGATGTTCTAGTGTAACAGGTGTCATGTATTTGTGCAGTGTAGTGCTGTGTGCATCTCTAATGTACATGTGAGTATTCACATGATGGTCCATATGCGCATATGGCAGTTACATTTGTGGTGTACATGTGTGAATATTCTTCACATTTCATCATGGTGCATGCTATGTTGCAAATGTGCAGTTTTGTGTATGTTCATACTGTCTATATGGCCACATGTGAAACAGTGCATGTCCATGTGCTGTGGCATGTGCCTATGTACAGAGTACATGGTCATCTATGTACCATACCACGTGTGGTTTACACACATGTACTGtggtgtgtgtatttgtatgCAGCATATGACATGTTCCTGTTCTGCTGTGAATGTGCCTAGGTCTGGAGCCACAGATCTGCATGACTTCTAAATGATCCCTCTCCAAGGGACCCCTGCTCTGTGGTAGATGTGTTCTCATCTTTCTGGGGTCCTCTTCTCACCGTGACCTTGACAGTCACAGCCCACAGGTCCCTTTCCAATGTTAGGAACAGAAACCCCGGATTCCAACTCCCTTGGCTGGGAAAGCAACATCTCAGTGGTGTCCTCCCAGATAGGTTCCCTCATAGTTCTCACAGGCAAGAAGTAGGTGGGGGAAAGGGAAGCCTATCTCCCAACAAGGGATAGAGGTGGGCAATGAGACAATGGTAAGCACCATCTCAGCGGCTTGAGGTAGCTGGTATTATAACCAGCCCACTTTCATTCTCTTCACAGGAGTTTTCACGTTTCCACGAGGAGATCCTGCCCATGTTTGAACGCCTGCAAAATAACAGACAAGAGTGGAAGGCGCTGGCTGACGAGCACGAGGAGAAAGTGAAGGCCCTAGAGGAGAAACAGGAGAGGGTGGAGGCCAAGAAAGGTCAGGTGTCTCTCCTGCTCCAGCTGAGTGCCCCTAGGGTGGGGATCAGTGTGTGGAAAAAGACGTATAGTTGAGAAAAGGCAGGATTCATCAAATGTCCCCAGAGCAGTGCAAGTCCAGCTCCAAAAGCTCCAAGAGCTCTTCTTGATCCCAGAGGCCTCATCCCGACCCCAAGAATCGTTCTGCCCCAGGCTCTTCAGAGCCTTCCACCCCACCTTTTGGCAAGTCTCCCCCAGAAGTATCTCATAAAGCCTGTCCATACACCTGTGCAGCAGTGTGCGAGACACACCCCCATTTAGAGTGAACTCACTCTTAAGTCAGGAGACACTGTAGCCTACCTGCCAAGCTCACCCCCACAGCACTGTGCTTCTCTGCAGtgacagggaaaggggaagactTGCACAAGCCCTTCAAATGCTGAGGCCAGGGGGAACCCAGTAGGCCTCACAGGATTGAACACTCAAGATTTCAGGCCATGCTCTGCCCTGAGGCGCTCATGTGGTTGCTTCTCTCCTGCAGTGGGCACTGAAGTGTGCAACGGAGGCCCTGCTCCCAAGTCCTCTACTTGCTGTGTCCTGTGAGCTGTCCCAGGCTCCGATGGCACCCTATCCTTCACACCCACTACACCCTGCCTCTAATCctttgttacaaaaaaaaaacaaaaaaaaaaacaggaagacaagcagatgttttttttctaaatttttttttttaaggtttgtgATTTTATAAACTAAAGACAACACCAGCAATGCAATTCTGAGTGGCATGTCTGTGTTTTTTTGACACATAATCTCACCATCACAGGTCTCTGAAAAGGCTGACTTccttggtgaaggggtgttcctGAGGAATGTTCAGGAACACTGTGACCAGGCCACCTAAGTTTTCAGAAGtcctcagggctattcctggcagcATTGAGTGATAGTCAGGGGTTAAACTTTTGGCTCAAAATCTGGGCTGGAGcattggcactagaggtaagaagtctgccttgcaagtgctagcctaggacagactgtcaATTCAatgccccggtgtcccatatggttcccccaagccaggagttatttctgaacacatagcctggagtaatccctgagcgtctaCAGGTgtgcctccctccaaaaaaaaaaaaaaaaaaaaaaaaaacaaaatctgccCTAGAgccctgagagataacacagggttAGAAAATTCACCTTGCATCCCACTAAGCAGGTTGGAATCCCCACTACCATGTATAgttcctagagcactgccagggtcaTTCCTAGAGTAACCAGGAATAGCTCCCAGAATTTATCCCCACCCCGTGGAGATGCTCCTGGCCCCATGAAGTATGTGCAATCACTTCCAATGAGTGGGTGACCACAGGGTACTGGGGATGATCTGCCTCAGGGGGATACACTGGAAGAGCCAAATGAGGCTGTCCTGTCCATGGGGTGGGAACGACAGCAACGGGCACAATTTAAGTGTCAGAAATCAAGAGTGACTATTAAAAAGAGTTAAGCTGCTGAGTGGCGGAGAACTATCCAGGAGTCACTGGTTGTGACTTAAGAGCTGCTTTCTACAAGTGCATAGGGCTGAGATGCTGCCAAAATCTTCATGAAAGGTTCCCAGGCAGCAGCCACAGCACCACAGTTAAATTCCCAAGAAAAGGACAGGTCACACAAGGGTTCCCTGCCAAGGAGCACCAAGGAAGATCTGGACACTCCAGCTCGGTGGTAACACTGAGAAAGAAGGCTGGGACCAGCGACAACAGTCTGCATAGGGTCTCCCTCAGACGAACCAAAGTGAAAAGCTATTGTGGGGTGGGCGAGGCCAAGACACCGTCCTCTTCAACCACCTCAAAAAAGCAGGCCCTGACCTGAGGCAGGCTGCTGCCCACTCCCCTTCCCCGCTGCAAGATGGCTCCCATAGCTGGAGCAGGAGTCTTAGCCTGGAACCAGGACTCCTCAACCCAGATACAAGGCACCTCCACTGCGTGCCCTTCTCAGTCCAGTACTGCCAGTTGTGTGCTGGACCACAATCTGGGCTGAGCCCTACCAGAACACAGACGATGGCCAGAGCTGTGTGTCTGCAGAGTAGCTCACAGTGCCACAGGGGCTCACTCAGAGAGCACTTCCTGCACAGTTATACCCAGGATCCTGACCCCAACCGGGCCTGCATGCTCCGGGGAGGCCACACCGGGCTCCGAGTCGAACGCAAATGAGGTACCAACTGCAGACATCATTGGAGAGCCTTTATTGGAGCACTGGGAGTCTGGAAGGGCACGGCAGGCTCACTTCAGGATGCTGTCATCGCGGGCTGTGGGAAAGGAGGGGGGAAACGCTAGGTCTCAGAGCTAAGCTCAGGCGCTCGCGGCCTCCACCGGCGAGCCCGACCTTGTGCGAGCAGCCCAAGGCGGAGATCCGACCCGGGCTGCTCCGCCTCGGCCTCCCCTCCGTCCCCTACACGCACGCACCTTCGGCAAGTTCGCGCTCGATGCGCTTGAGCTCATCCTGCTTCTTCTTCTCTTCGGCGGCCACCCTTCTCTCCTCCTCGGCCCGCGGCTTCAGGTAACCTGCGCACGGCAGCTTGTTCGCGGCTCGGTCCCGCTGCCCGGCCCCACTTACCGTTCGCTGGCACAGGCCCCACCCGACCCCACCCGGGACAGCCCGGCCCCGCACTCACTGTGGCGCTTGGCTCCATAGGCGACCCCGAGGAACAGGGCGGAGTAGCGGCCGAGCTGCGGAGACAGGGCAGCCATGAGCGTCTAGAGCGCCTCCCGGGCCAGGGGCGCGGGACCAGGGCGCAGGGCCCCGAGGGATCGCCCATGCCCACGCCTGCAAAGCCTAACTCACCTTGATGAGAGGGGAGACCTGCACGGGAGGCACCATCTTGCCCGTGACCTTCGAACCGGAAGCACACCGAGCGCGGAGGCGCAGGGCGCGTGCGCAGTCGGCGGCTGGAGAATCCAGACGCATGCTCGCAAGGGGGCAGCCCTGGTGCGCACGCGCGCTCACGGTGCTTGCTGGGCTGCGCGTGCGCGAGCGCCCTCGGTTGCCCCGCCCCCGTGCTTGCACTTTGGGACTTTTAAGGTCACTCCTTGCTGGAACTTGCAGCCTCCGAGCAGAGGCCCGCCCAGCGCACGCGCACCGAAGACCTAGGATGGGTTTCGTTCGGGGCCATTCCAGGTGCTCTGGGATCTTTCCTGGGGGCCTTAGGGCCGGCCTGTGTGAACAAGGACAAACCCGCTGTCCTGTcgtctagatcaggggtcttcaaactatggcccgcgggccacatgcggcccgcagaggagtctgatccggcccgccagctgtgagcgctgtttggttgccaagatacctgccagcatatacactcaatgtatatccaaatatcaggaaccgtGCACtcaaatggtaaccatctttggtagcacttatgcctgcgaacagactttttcaagaatgaaacatctgaaatctccaaccaggtcaagattaactgatgcccacttgcatcacttgttatggctggctggcagtgacaaatatggaaccggacattgaccatctcattagccaaaagcaggcccacagttcccattgaaatactggtgcgtgacctgtttatttataaatggttttcattttatttatataagatatgtgcagtgtgagtaggaattagtagctcatatagtccggccctccagctctctaagggaccgtaatccggcccccactttaaaaagtttgaagacccctggtctagatctAAAAGCACTGATCAGGTTCAGAGAGACAGCGCAAGGGGCAGGCACTCGTCCACAGTGTGGTTTCCccgaagaaaaatggaaggaaaaggtCAAGGGTCAAGTTCACAAAAAACAGGATTTGGGGTTTGAGCGAACGCACAGCAGGGAGGATACTTGTTCagattagattcccagcaccacctatggacccctgagtacctctgggagtgattctgagtgcagagcccagtgGAAGGCCTGAGCACCGCCACGCCACTTTTCCACCTCACCCTCCCCggtaatggggctggagtggtggcgcaagcggtaaggcatttgccttgcctgcactagcctaggatggactgcggttcgatcccctggcatctcatacggtcccccaagccagaagtgcatagccaagagtaacccctgagtgtcacagggtgtggcccaaaaaccgagggaaggaaggaagaaaaggggtcggagagagagcatggagataaggcgtttgcctttcatgcagaaagtcattggttcgaatcccagcgtcccatatggtcccatatggcagggtgtgcctgccaggagcaatatctgagcatggagccaggagcagtttctgagcatggaaccaggagtaacccctgagcactgccggatgtgacccccccaaaaaaaacacagaaagaaggaaggaaggaaggaaggaaggaaggaaggaaggaaggaaggaaggaaggaaggaaggaaggaaggaaaaggaaggaaggaaggaaggagggaaggagggagggagggagggaaggagggagggagggagggaaggaaggaaggaaggaaggaaggaaggaaggaaggaaggaaggaaggaaaggaaggaaagaaggaaaggaaggaaggaaggaaggagggagggagggaaggagggagggagggagggaaggaaggaaggaaggaaggaaggaaggaaggaaggaaggaaggaaggaaggaaggaaggaaggaaggaaggaaggaaggaaggaaggaaggaaagaaggaagaaaggaagaagaaagaagaaaagaacggGGCCCTGAGGTATGGCAGCTCCTGGTGCTGTAGAACCTGAGAAGGCACTTGAGGCTTTGGCAGGAACTTCAGTCCAGATGTGTTGTGATCGGTGGACACTCAGCTGCTTCTCCAGCATTCAAAATTTAAGGCAAAGGACCAGAAACTAAATagccaaatttttatttaaaagaaggaaaagaaagataggaaTTCCTGGATTACAAGCGGGGTCTCCTTCAGCAGAAGTGGAAACCTTGCctgttttataacattttaacaaGGATGAGCACTTTTCATTTAGTTTAAAGTAGGAGGGGATGTAATACAATAGGAAAGCAGACACTCCCGTGAAGAGTGATACTAGAGTGTTTTATGAAGGAAACCCTAGCAATAACAGTACTGTCAATCACGGTACCTAAAATAAGTGATTTTGTAACATCAGGATGCTGTTAAAATTCTCTACTGGTGCTAGTCATCTCAGTTGTTCAGGGATTCAGGCCCATCCTGGGCCCATCCTCATGACATTCCTATTCTCCTTGGTTCCTTTCACCTTTCCAGGATTTGGTTCCCAttcattagtgctcagggcttattcctgcagtctgggattattcctagtggggCTTGGGCATTGAACATGGgccagtcacttgcaaggcatgagccttccatctctccagcccaggtctTCCTGGAtttcaaataaacaagcaaacaaagaactGGATCCCTCAGCAATTCCCGCTTCCAGAGTCAACAGTAACTGTCTCAAGGACAGAAGATGGAACTATCTACTAGCTCTTGCTAACAGAGTAAAGACAGTAAccaacagccccccccccaccccagcccagagCCCTTCCTGGAGGAGGAAGTCCTATTTGGCACAGGACTGGGGTCCTGCTGGTGGGGGTCCTGTGCCTACCATGTGACTAGCAATGATCCCTGGTAACCGAACAGCATTCTTTTGTGCTCAGACCATAGGTGTCAGACCTGTAGATGTCCACCCTGTCCTCAGCTGGGTTCCTGCAGGCATCGCACCAGACGCACCTTCTAGAGAGCTTGCATATGAGTGTGGCGTCAAGCATTGCTGTATTTTCTGGGTTCTCACCACAAACCAATGAGATGACCAAGCAGAAAGGAGGGTCGTTCTGCCAGAGGGTCACCCCTTGGTTTTTCCAACTTTGAACAAATGCAGATCCAGGATTTCAAATGTCTGGACAGGGACCATCCCCGTAAGTTCAGCCAAAGGGTTATCAGGTAGGGCACAAGTGACCACAACTTTCCACAAAGGTGTTGCTTGCAGCCAGAGCAGCCAAGGTCACTAGAGTGACCCATCCCCCATCAATGACCACGGTCAGCCTGCAGGCAAAGGGACCTGAGGTGGCGAGCCACCCTCCAGTCATGGGAGACTGGTCCACAGGGACACAGAACTTCTAGGGTTCATCCAGAGACCTGCAGGCAGCTCGGGGCAGAAGGCTACCAAGGATGGTGCTCAGCAGGAGTGGGTAGGAGCTGCACCTCAAGAAGGGTTGTCTTCCAGTCACCTGCAATCCAGGACTCCACCACCTCCATGACTGGGGATGGGCTTCCATCCTCACAGCAGCCCCTGGAGCACCTACAGGGTACACACCCTGCCTCTCCCCACCTCCACACCCTTTTGAACACCACAGGGGATCTTCAGGGGGACACCTCCCATCTCTCAGGTATGGGCTCAGGGGAGGTGGTGAATCTGGAGACACAAGTCTAGGTGCCGGGGGCTTCTGTGGCTGCTGTGCAGTCACTGTTGTTCTGCATAGAGGACCTTGCTCTGGCCTCGGCCTCCATGCGCCGGTATGGGGTGTGGAAGAAGAGCACCAAGACACAGCTGAAGAGGGTGCACAAGCCGGCCATCAGCAGCATAGACACTGAAGAAACATCCCGGTCAAGTCTCACCAAGCACAGGGCTCCCCGCTACAGTACCAGGCAGAGCCACACAGAGCCAGCTGACTCAAGTGACTGCATGGAGACTGAGGCCAAAGGAGGGGCACATGAGACCAGCTCCTCCTGCCATTGCCCTCCTCTGTGTCTTTCCCACAGTTCCCTCTGCACCCACCTCGCACCCTTGCACACCAGGCACCCACTCAAGGGAACATAAGTGCACCAAAGAAGGGGCCCAGAGGGACTGATGGGCTTCTGTCCCCAGCCAGTCCTCATCCACTCCAGGACAATGGCAACAGGCCCCAACACCCATAGGCAGGCCCAGCACTCACCACTCCAGTCCAGGGGGTCCTGGCCATCCTGGCATTTGGAGAAGGATGGGTCTGCGCGTCTCACAGCCAGAGCAGGCAGCAGCAGCATGATGACcactccctgagcctgcctgaacAGCCATGTGGCCTTCAGCCCTGCCCCAGCCCTACCTGGAGCCCACAGCCCTCAGAGGCAGGCATGGCTTGGGCCAGTTGTCGTAGCAGGAAGCTTCATAGCTGGGGCAGGCATGTCTCAGACTCCCAGGAAGTCCGGGGGCGGGTGGGGGGAGGCAGTGGGAGGGGTAAACACTTACCCCACCACGAAGATCAGGCCTGCGGCTGCCCCTTCACCCACAGGGAAGGAGCACTCAACTGCCAGTTCCATGGCCACGGGCGCCACAGAGAAGCCACAGAACCCTAGCAGCGAGCAGATGGCAGCCAGTGCGAGGGCCTGTCCCTGCAGCTGGGACACCTGGGAGCAAGCCCA is a window from the Suncus etruscus isolate mSunEtr1 chromosome 16, mSunEtr1.pri.cur, whole genome shotgun sequence genome containing:
- the ATP5ME gene encoding ATP synthase subunit e, mitochondrial, whose translation is MVPPVQVSPLIKLGRYSALFLGVAYGAKRHSYLKPRAEEERRVAAEEKKKQDELKRIERELAEARDDSILK